Proteins encoded within one genomic window of Calonectris borealis chromosome 1, bCalBor7.hap1.2, whole genome shotgun sequence:
- the YBX3 gene encoding Y-box-binding protein 3, giving the protein MSEAAETSTASPAPATATTTTTTTTTAAAVAAAAPAGAPAPPSPAAPDAKPKSPVSAAAPGAAVGEAAPGAAAAAAAATTTAAAETEKKVLATKVLGTVKWFNVRNGYGFINRNDTKEDVFVHQTAIKKNNPRKYLRSVGDGETVEFDVVEGEKGAEAANVTGPDGVPVEGSRYAADRRRYRRGYFGRRRGPPRSGGEGEIKDGVTEGAQLHQQVHRNPTYRPRYRRGPPRPRPAPVAGEAENKENHHEANAMSQQPLRRGYRRPYNYRRRPRPPNAPAQDGKETKVTETPAENPAPVTEQSGAE; this is encoded by the exons ATGAGCGAGGCGGCGGAGACCAGCACCGCCAGCCCGGCGCCCGccacggccaccaccaccaccaccaccaccacgaccGCCGCCGCTgttgccgccgccgccccggccggagCCCCCGCGCCGCCGTCGCCCGCCGCCCCGGACGCCAAGCCCAAGAGCCCCGTcagcgccgccgcgccgggcgcggCTGTTGGTGAGGCGGCCCccggcgctgctgctgccgctgccgccgccaccaCAACCGCCGCGGCCGAGACGGAGAAGAAAGTGCTGG ccacCAAAGTTCTTGGCACAGTCAAGTGGTTCAATGTCAGAAATGGATATGGCTTTATCAACAG aaatgaTACCAAAGAAGATGTGTTTGTTCATCAG acGGCgataaagaaaaacaacccacgGAAATATCTGCGCAGTGTTGGTGATGGAGAGACTGTAGAATTTGATGTGGTCGAGGGAGAGAAG GGTGCAGAAGCAGCTAATGTCACTGGTCCAGATGGAGTCCCTGTAGAAGGCAGCCGCTATGCTGCAGACCGGCGCCGCTATCGACGTGGCTATTTTGGCCGACGCCGTGGACCACCTCGAAGT GGTGGTGAGGGAGAAATCAAAGATGGGGTCACAGAAGGAGCACAACTTCATCAACAAGTTCATAGGAATCCTACCTATCGTCCCCGCTATCGCAG AGGGCCCCCGCGTCCACGCCCTGCCCCAGTGGCTGGAGAGGCTGAAAACAAAGAGAACCATCATGAGGCCAACGCTATGAGTCAGCAGCCACTTCGTCGTGGGTATAGGCGCCCATACAACTACCGGCGTCGACCTCGTCCACCCAATGCTCCAGCTCAGGATGGGAAAGAG ACAAAGGTGACTGAAACACCTGCTGAAAATCCTGCTCCAGTGACCGAGCAGAGTGGTGCTGAGTAA
- the SYCE3 gene encoding synaptonemal complex central element protein 3: MAESEPQEGNYDDTVKMVEDLNRDLEKLLEEMEKLTVQATWMAYDMVVIRTNPDLANSMRRLEDAFLSCKEEMEKKWQEVLMESKGEEQKKE, translated from the exons ATGGCTGAATCAGAACCTCAGGAAGGAAACTATGATGACACGGTAAAGATGGTGGAGGACCTGAACAGGGACTTAGAAAAACTTctggaggaaatggaaaaactAACAG TGCAGGCAACCTGGATGGCATATGACATGGTAGTCATACGTACCAACCCAGACCTGGCCAACTCCATGAGGCGTTTGGAAGATGCCTTCCTGAGTTGCaaagaagagatggaaaagaaatggcaagaGGTGCTAATGGAATCTAAAGGTGAagagcaaaaaaaggaataa